Sequence from the Tripterygium wilfordii isolate XIE 37 chromosome 10, ASM1340144v1, whole genome shotgun sequence genome:
ATTCCACTCAAACCTCATATAAAGTCTCGTAGAAATTAATCCTTGGTAGCATGAAGATGAAGCCAGTCTGGAGAGCTTCTTTACACATATTTGTCCTGGTGATGATGTCGTAAATAGGTCTGTCCTATCAGACGAATCAACCAAGTCAGATTGAGTTAGAACTGGTTATTCCCTTTCGAGCTGGTGAGTATCTTCCTCCAGCTATCTTGAATAGAGAACAAACATAAGCTACCGGTAGGGCCTCGAGGGTGTACTTGGGGGACCTCTCGGATTCTCAAGTTAGTATTGAATTAAACTTGGGATGATGACTCGTTTCTTGGAGCATTGCCTTTTGCTCAGTAGGTAATTCGAGTGTTGAAGTTAGATTGTTTACCTGGCATTTGAGATCCCCTTTTTATATGAGCTAAAGTGTtctaggagtcagactctctcttaTTAGTTCTCTTGAGGATTTATCGAGGGTTATTCCTATCCATATTCTtctccaaaggggagttggATCCAGTTGGTATCTTATAGTGACACTGATTCCCTGTAGGTGTGCTTACCTCAGTCGGATAGGTTTAACCTACCTCGGTCGGATGGGGGCGAAACCCACCTTAGTTGGGTGGAAGCAATCTACATCGACCAGATAGTAGTTGACCTTCCTCGATTAGAGCCCAGGACGGTTGATCTTAAATACAATCCTAAATTCCACTCAAACCCCACATGAAGTCTCGTAGAAATCCTTGGCAGCATGAAGATCATGGAAACCAGTTTGGAGAGCTTCTTTACACATATGGCCCTGGTAATGTTCTCCGTCCATTTTGATAGAAACGTTAATCAGATTTTCAAATGCCCTATTTAAAAGGTAGACGCAAAACCTGAACACATGGATGATGTCTTTCTTGCACTGTGAATCAATCCCGTTAGTTGCTATTGCCATCGATCTACAAGACACACAAGAAATAGTAACCGCAAATTAAGCGGGATCAACTGTAAAATACaacaaacatataaaataaattagagaGTGTAGAATTAATCAATTCAagattcattattttattttttttgaaaggcccacaggccgcACACActctaagccatgcccgaggggcatgaaggccactaCAACGGATGAAAAATTACTCACACActctaagccatgcccgaggggcatgaaggccattACAACGGATGAAAAATTactcaaatcccaaaccccctggtgagaatagaaccctagaCCTCAAGGTCGTGGGCAgataacctgaccaaccaggctatctcccattctcaagATTCATTAGTTAATGACCTATTCCACACGTATAAGTACATTGGGtaatttgttccttttttttttttttttgtccagcaATTTGTTCCTTGCTAGTTGGCCTAGAGGTTCAATTCAATACCCCACCACTAAATGACCTATCCCACACGTATCAGTACATTGGGTAATTTGTCCCTTACTGGTTGGTCTAGGAGTTCAATTCCCCATCACCcaagaagaaagggaaaaaaaatacaagcaaTTAATATTGGACAATTGAGCATGGTTGTGTTACGGACTAGGTGGTGCCACGGGCTAGCAAGCTACACGGTGCAGAGGGAGGACAGGTGGATCTTACATGGGCTGATTGGCTTGGTTGATTTAACTATTTAAGTGTGAATTCTTATTGGGCTTGTTCAAATATTTGGGCCTAATTTCAGCTTCGGACTTCAAAATTTTGGCTTGATTTGTTCTTTGATTTATAatttgggttttggttttgttattattatggCCCATAGTTATAAAAAGCCCAAATGGTACTATAGTATGGAGTAGTCCATTGGATCATTTCGATTGGCCCATAACCAATAAGGATTAGACTGCTGACATCACCTGTCAAGCTTAATAGTTCGTTTTGAAGATCACGAAAAGCACTCGTTATCATCGCCATGGAGGACTCCGTTAGCTACATTAGGCATTATAGTTAGAGTTGCTAggcaatttttaaaaaagtaataaaatgtCATTGTTAAATTCATGTACTAATGACACTACTCAAAGTAGCGTCAAATGTTATTTTACAAAGATTACGTTTAGTTGTCATAGAAAATGGTAATAATAATTGAAACGAGGACGGTAataagaatgagaatgagaatgaccACTATAATGTACATTTGGTTGCATAAGTGATCGTGATAGAAATAATGGATTACAATGTTTggtatgtaaaatatatgttagaatGGAATGGAAATAAAGTATTTGTTGGCCGAAATACGTTTATACGTTTGTTTTTTATCTCTtcttaaacaaataaaatcgattaatgtattattgaaatattatatattttattattctatttatttttaagaCAATTTGGACCATTATTCTACaatataaaatcttaaaaaatatttataaaatggTGCTTGGGCcaattgggccaacaaaaactTGAGAAACATGTAAAGAGGTGTATGCGtggaaagaaaaatatggtACGCCACAAAAAAAACGCAATTTTGTTGGCCatacttttcacattttgacaCAACAAATATGCACCATTGTGGTTTAGGGATTGTAGGCCCCAACAAACGAACAAAAATGCCAATATAGGGGCATGGCAATGTCCCTTCTTCCCAAGTTGGTCCAACAAAATTGAGCCATTAAAATGGCACCATTGTATACATCCATTCACATGCTACATGCGGAGCCAATAAAACACATTTTTTTGCCCACCCATGCCTCATTAAATGCTTTTGAAATCAACCAAACATTGAATTGGTAAAAAACTGATGTAATGAGTAATGATCATTACCATTCCTTTGTCAAATGACGTACCAAACGGAGAATGAGAGATAGTCTGGTTGGTCAAGTTGTCTGTCCAGAACCTTGAAGTCcaaggttctattctcaccagagGGTTGAGATTTGAGTAAGTTTCATCCGTTGTAGTGACCTTCATATCCCTTGGGCATGACTTAACGTGTGTATGAACTATggacctttaaaaaaaaatttaaaaatggtgCACCAAACATACTCTAAATAATTTATGATCAGCGTTATATTGCTATATATTTGTTCTcaaaatgtcattttcaaaagaaCTCAACGAAACACACGGATAGTCTGGTGCAATCAAAAGGCCTCAAGCAAAACATGGACTTTTTATCCCTAAAGAGTAAAGATAAAGGAGACACTTTTTGTCCATTTTTAGGATAAGGAGAGATCTTCCCCGTGCGATACACTACCATATGTGTTGGAACGTGGTGATGTATCCATTAATTATGAACACAAATGTATGGGGTTGGGGCTCCAATTTCGCACTTCAATTCTTTcccaaaattatgttaaattatgaATGAAAAAATGTATGATTAAGAATTTTAATCttcataattttataatataatagattttggaGGGggattctaaattctaattaaaccttaaatcctaaactctataCACTAAAAATTAATCTCTAAACCTTAAATACTAATTTATAActcttaaactctaatatgtcatttagagtgtgtttggattgagggatttggggggaagggaagggaagggaagagaatggaagggaaaatacatttccctctctcatgtttggatagataaaaaaaaaaaaggaaagaaaagtagtttaatttactaatttatccttattttttatgtttaagtgttatgtccaagggtaaaataggttttaaacttataagtaacttaattagtaatctatTCCcaccaaatgactccattttgggaggaaagaattttgacaaaattttaatgaaatcttcctctcaaatcccctcaaatcccttccctcaattttttataaactatccaaataagggaattggaaggaaactccctttcccttctcttcccaccccctccaaatccctcaatccaaacacactcttaaagaAAAATCATGATTCAACATGATTTTTGGGGGAGAATTGGAGCAttaagatgaacattatttgtaccatatttttttattaagtacaccccactctagtgtatttttaaagggttaatagggtatacttaataaaaaaaatggggtgcaaataatgtcaTCTTTATTAAACACCCAACATGCCACATGATTGGGGGTTAAAATGGGAATAAGAGATTGGGGGATTGAATATTTTTCCTCTCCCAAATTAATGCTATCAACCACGGCATTCGTTGGGAGGAAGTCAAGTTTGAGAGTCCGAACCATTTTCCTGTCCAAAATTAATGTTATCAACTATCCCATTCCCATACTTGGGAAGCAAGTCAAGTTTACAACCAAAGCCAAAACTTAAATGAAAAATGGAGAATGAGAGCGAATCTTTTGATGTCAGGTTCCTGGTAAGGATGGGGTTGACTTGACTGGGTGTGGTACATGCATTACTGACCTGTCATCTAGTAATTTACGATTAAAAAAGAGATtaacaaagagaaaacaaaaacgTCAACGTTTAAAGTAGGAgcccttttgagttttgacttttgattcTTCCTCGCGTCTCCCCTTGGTTTCTCCACGAAACCAACGGTTCCTCCGGTTTCTTAGACACCCGCTGAACGCTTTCTTTTTTGGCTTGACCAACTATGGTGTTGTTCGGGAGTATTGTTAACTGTTGTGAAGTATTGTGTGTTGctatgagttataaaactgtggtgctataaggtgagttggaacgcaaaaactgtttaacgtatcacttttaaaactgtggtgctgtgctGTGAGATGCGTTTGGTGTATCTAAATTACgtttatattagatgactaataatattaatataaaatcacttaacgtttacattgtacattaatgtaaaataaaataattgacctaatttgattacgtgagacaattcaacatatattaaattgtttgggagtgctgtaaGATGAGATGAGGTGTTGCGAGGTAAAAAGTTATAGTGTTGTGAGGTGAAagtgtttgacgtgtcacaaaaaactgtggtgataTAAGATGAGGTGCGGCGCAACTAAACGAAGTGCAAACACATTGCCAAACCCACCATatatttggataaaaaaaagtGTATATGCGTTAAGGTAGTAATACACTATGATAAGTTTGAAGTTGAAGATATAGAGAGTTGTTTTCACTCCCAACATGATGCGGTTGaaatcattttcaatttcagtctttttttccaattttgttCTCAATCAATTTCATGattccatatatatttttacaaaaataaatttatcaaaaattaattgatattaatgaaaattatttaattttattataatctcgcaatattatttttattaacgTGTCAAACACTATTTTGTCATCGTAACTCACCACATCTCAACACGTTTCGGAAAAAACCCATCCTAATCCGTCTCACAAGAAATcccataaaaatattttaatatcaaATTCTCATCAACATATGGTAATCCGTCTCGCAAGAAATCCCATATaaataacttcaatttcttctccttCTATATACATATCTGGTTTAACACTCATCGCAAACAACAAAAACTCCTCTCTCGTCAATACCATCGGTATTTCCTTTGCAACTCTGCAACAATGACCGCCATGGAGACTGCACGGCCGGAAGATCAAGAAGGGCTTGTTCTCCAAATGCAAGCTGTTCAATTAGGAGAACAGAGCGCGTCAAGGACTGAGTCAACTTGGGACGGCGACTCGCTGCTGCCGAACCTGGAAGAAGTGGAGGAGATTCTAGACTATCGGTTCCAGAACAAGTCCTTACTGGTGGAGGCTTTCACGGATTCCTCTTGGACTGATAATGACTTCTCTTACGAACGATTGGAGTACGTCGGTGACTGCGttctcaatttgatttttacAAAGCAGCAGTTCTTTCAGTACCCGAAACTGATGCCGGGGGCACTGACCCGACTCCGGGCTGCCAACGTGGATACCGAGAAGTTAGCTCGCGTCGCTATCAAACACGGGCTGCACCGGTATTTGCGTCACAAGAAGCCCTTACTTGAGGAACAAGTAAGTCCATCATCATCAATAGTCGTTTTTGAGCTTCTCAATGTCGTTTTGgacaccatttttttttaaaatgtaattTGTGCTACTTGCCGACAAAATCTTACATTGGATGATTCGTCTCTTGGGTATGATATTACTGAATTGTTTTCTTGTTATTAATATGATTCTGGtgacatcatatatatatacaaacaaatGTCCGAAAATGTTCGAAATTGGACCATTTGAGAATTGTTGCAAAATGATGTCAAAAGTGTCTTGAAATTCTCACCCGGAAATTGTTGCACCACCACCAGATATGGTGGTGCAAAATTGTGTATCAAACGGTGCCATGATGTCAAAAGTGTCTTGAAATTCTCACCCGAGAATTGTTGCACCACCACCACATATGGTGGTGCAAGATTGTGCATCAAACGGTGCCATGGGATGATTTGTGTCTCTAGTGTATGATATTACtcaattgttttgtttttattaatgtGATTCTGGTGACATGAAATGTATATACAGATTCGTGGGTTTTCAGAGGCAATCTTGGACTATCCTCTACATTCAAATGGGCTTGTTGATGTGCCGAAGTCCTTGGCAGATATAGTTGAATCAAGTATTGGTGCTGTTTTCATTGATAGTGATTCGCTCAGCACTGTTTGGAAGGTACGTATCTTTTGCTCCACCATGAGTAATTAACTAATTACTACTCTACTTCTGTGCTTTAATTTCTAGTTTTCTCTTGAATTAATGAAACCATTTTATGAGATTCTAATATGATTTAAGATAATCAAATAATGTGTACAGAATAATCATCAGTGGCAAACCTTCATCATTGCCTTTTATACTATCATTAGTGCTAAATTTGTTGGATTTTAAAGCAATTTGTCAATTTATAGGGCAATTTATTTTGCTCAAATTAGGAAAATGTGTACTGAATCAGTACTATATGGATATACTTCAtcccatttgaaaaaaaaaagaacatttttCAACGTGTATTAATTCTATTTGCAgtcttgattttgattttttgttctcGGATAAATTAAGATTAACGATACCATTATTAACATACTTAATCTATGGGCTACGTTTGCTTTTAAGGTTAAACAACACCTTTTTATAAACGTATTTCCATTTTCTgaacatatttttattttctgtgttGAGAATTATATTTCGAGATACTCTCAAACAAAATGATGATACCTATTGACATAAAACATTCCATCTAAAGGGTTGGTTTACTTGTTACAATTAATGACCATTTTGAACAGCTATTTGTGTTATTCCTAAATAACGATAAGTTACTATCATTTATGAATGTAATTCTATCTATGGAATgggtttttactttttttagttAACCACCACCATTGATAGACCATATTTTCATTTGATGTCTTGATTGGTATTACAGGATGACGATTAATCGAAtgtcatatatagatatattaaaTTCTATTTTTCGGTGTCGGTTTTAAACACCATgtatatatgaacatattttCTATTTGCAGCAGTCTTGATTTTATCTTCAAGTCAGGTTAACGACAAACCACTTGTGAATATATTTTCATTTGCAGTCTTGATTTACTTTTGATCTACACTTTTCATATAT
This genomic interval carries:
- the LOC120007109 gene encoding ribonuclease 3-like protein 3, which encodes MTAMETARPEDQEGLVLQMQAVQLGEQSASRTESTWDGDSLLPNLEEVEEILDYRFQNKSLLVEAFTDSSWTDNDFSYERLEYVGDCVLNLIFTKQQFFQYPKLMPGALTRLRAANVDTEKLARVAIKHGLHRYLRHKKPLLEEQIRGFSEAILDYPLHSNGLVDVPKSLADIVESSIGAVFIDSDSLSTVWKVFKSLLEPIIDMETLKIHPVTELYEVCQKKKMKLRFVDLWKEDMKFDVFIDDQLVGIGVYQPKKEIALNRAARDALDNIDRILAEKDGSIS